The genomic segment CACGGCTCTCCCCTCCTCTTGCCCTTCAAGTAGCTGATTGTGTGATACCGGATCTCTGAGGGCAGGGGCTGTAAAAGCCCAGAGCACTTGTATCGTGCATCCAGGATGTCAGCCAGCTGCTGACGCTGGGTTCCTGCTGGGGTGGCTCAGCCTCACGGCCCTtgtccctgcagcaggcagagggagggacGTGGCATGGAGAGCCTGGCCCCTCGTGTGCCCACCTGCCACAGACGAAACGACGACGATGTTGCCCTCGCTCTCCTTCAGCATGGGTAGGGCAGTCACGGTCATCGCCACGTAGCTGAGGAAGTTGGTCTCCAGGAGCTTTCGTATGTGGTCCACATCCCCATCAAAGTAGTTGAAGTAAGAGTGGCCGATGTGATTCAGGATGAGCATATCGAGGCCTCCTGGAAGCAGAGCACCTTTGCTAGTGGCAGCCAGCATCTCAGAACAAAGCTGCTTTCTGGTGGCCGGGACGGCCCCGAAATGTGGTGTGGGAGAGGAGGGGCAGCACCCACCACTCACCCCAGGTGTTCTCAGCCTCCTTCACCACCTCCTCGGCGAACGCCGTGTCCTCCATGGAGCCGCTCACGAAGCGGGCGGATGCTGCACCCAGCTCCCGGCACCGCTCCACGACCTGCGGCAAGAGCGAGAGCGGTGGTGGTGAGGGGATTGGGGCGGGCAGGCAGCGCCTCTGCCTGTCCCACAGCATCCCCCTGCCTTCGGGGGGGAGACATTGCTCAAGGAAAGTTTCTGCAGTGACTTAATGTCCCCCCGAGCTAATATTTAACGTTTGTAAGCAGGAATATGACTGCTGAAGTTCGATTCTGTGGCACAGTGGAAGCACCTGCTGCGTGCTGCCTGCGCTCACCTTCTGCAGCTTGGCCTCCGTCCGCGCAGTGACCAGGACGTGGGCCCCCATGCGTGCCAGGTGGTATGCCATCTGCTCCCCGATGCCGCTGCTGGCTCCCGTCACGATCACCCGCTTCCCCCGGAGCATCTCTGGAGAGGACGCAGAGCTCAGAGCCGTGCACGGCCCGCGCTGCCCAGGCCCCTGCAGGCGGCTCCTCCGTGCAGCCGCTGGTGCGGAccctgcctgggctgcagctgggtttGAACAGGCTCGAGCTGTGTCCAGCCCGGTCAGGAACTACTTTTGGAAATGCCAAGAGCTGACAATCATTCATGGCAAggattaaatgtttaaaattggTAACTGCATGTTTCCTAAACTAATTAATGTGCTGAGATCTAAGAATGCAAGCCTGGCAGACCCATGCACAGTCCCGTGAGCTTCTCCCGCATGGCACAGGGGGCTCCGACCACCTGCAGCACCCATGTGCTGCCCCCACAGCCCGCACCCCCACACCTGGGCTCTTCCAGCTGCGCTTTGGAAAGTCCTTGAACAGCTCAGGCCGGGCTGCTCAGCTCCACGCTGCCACGCAGGCAGCAGCCTCGCCAGCTGGGGTTGCAGCGTGCCCGTTCAATCACTTACCCTCGTTGAAATTCTCGGGTGCTGAATAAAAATACacggccagccccagccccatcaAGGGGAGGATGACCTTCAGGAGCAGACCCATCTCTCTGGCAGCACCGGGTGGGAGCAGGACAGAGTGCACGGCTCCCAGCACAGGCCGGCGGCCGTGTCAGCGCGGTGCAAATCGGGCTGCTTACACAAAGCTGCTGGTGCCTATTGGACTTTCCTTTTGTGCTTCCTGTAATTCAGCAAACATTAACCCAATAGAGAGCATTGCTTTGGACTTTAGGCTGTCCCTTTGCACCCTTCTCCTGCTGGGAATTTCAGGAGTGTTTTCTGGGGGTGCTAAAGACCAGCCCTGGAGAGCTTCCAGCTCAGTGGAGCAGTGGGTGCCTTGTTTGATGACTGCATTTGGGGCTGGGACACTTGTGTCCCCCCAGCCCAGACCTCCCGGGACAGTcagctttctctctctgctgcttCGTGTCTGAAACTGCGTCTgagcttcccttccttcctctctggtTGCCATAAGGATTTATCGATTGGTGGTGATCATTGTGGTGCGGGTTCACACAAATACCTAgagagagcagggctggcaAAGCTGGTGTTGGTGTTCCTAGATCCTTATCAGTGCTCCAGGTTTATACTGTGTAATATTCTTATCAGTGTAATGCTGATAATTTGCTGGGTGGTGGCTCTTAGACCTAAAAAACTGCACTCAGTCTTGAGGAATCCAGTGAGGCAGATTGTGAAAGGCAGTAAAAGAGCCAAGCGGGTGAATAATAAAGATCTTCAGCTTTCACAAGCATTGTGTGTCACACTGCTCAGCATCTGCCTGGGCATATGGCGAACTGATTTGCAAACAATTTTCTCAGAGAAAGTAGCAAAGGGCAAAACCTGCTCTGCGTGCACTGATTTGAGCAGTAGGTGTCGGGGTCAAGAGAACAGAGATGCCGGTTCCCAGTTCCCGTTAGAAGGAAAGGAGCAAAATGATGCTGGGGAAGGGCCCGAGGGAGGTTTCTCCTTTCTTCGTCTGGGTGACAGCTGGAAGGCAGGCACTGGTTTTTGGTTGGGGATGTCATGGGTGTTGCTCAGGTGGCCGCAGCCAGGTTAGGTGTGAAAGCTCCGGCGTAAGGGAAgctgtgctgggctggctgcaggctcgTGCCTGGCACCGTGCTCACGGCAGCTCTGTGTGTCTGGAAGGCATTTTGCTGTACAACGTTTGTGTCAAGAACTGTACCCCAAAGAATAAACCCGGTGAACAGATTTGCATTTAATTTGGTCGTTAAGCTAAACAAAAAATAGGCTAGAGACTGTTATTCCTGAAATGAAACAATGAAGGATTACTGCAAAGGGTCAATTTTCTGAGAACGGCGAGTCAATGGAATTATGCCTATTTACAACAGCATTTAGTAACGGAGAAAGAGgggataaaaaacaaacacagaacacaCCACAGTAAAGCTattaagttttatttaataattagtTTGTTACTACTTTTCCCAAGTCTAGGGGAAGGGAATGGGTCTAACCGGGTGGGATGCTGCAGGCGCGGGCACTTCCCCGCTGCCACATCCCGTACCACAGCGCGGGGTTGTCCCAGCTGGGCCCTCTTGGGCGATGCGATTACCTGACAGATAACTGAAGAACCTTTTAAAGCCCAGGCTCAGATCTCTGACCGGGGATGAGTGAGGCACCAGCAAGCAGGCGCTCAGGCGGTCGATGGGCGCTCCACACGGTAGTGCTGCCGGATCAGGTAGTCCAGCAGCTCCGCGGCCCAGTCCCGCAGCAGGAGGGGGATTTTGGTCAAGGCGTATTTGTAGTACACCTCCCGCTGGCGCAGGGCACCCCCCTTGATGATTTCCAGGGCACACTCCTCTTTGGGGGCCGGGGACATCTGGACCACGTCGGCAGCAGCACGCACGGCGCTCTCTGGCCAGGGAACAAGGGAAGCTTTGATCAGGCTCGGGCTGCCCTCCGCTCATCCTCTCCCCAAAGTTTGCCTTGTGAGGAGCAAAGCGAGGGGCTGAGGAAGGCCGTCGCATTTAATTAACGTGAATGGAGGTAGCGGAACTTGGGAAGGATTTACTAAAACTGTGCATATCAGTATGCACTTGAAAACAGAGGCAACTTCATGAGACAGCATTCCTCCCTGTGGTCCAACACACGCAGAGATTTTCAAGCCGTTCTCAGCATGTGCTCACATGGCTGTAGCTGGTTGTTGCATCACTAGATGAGACTAAGGGGAGGTACGTGGCTGGCACATccatttaaatttgaattttagGCTGTGCCAGCCTCTGTGCGGTGGCTGATTTTATATAGTGCGGGGAATTAAATTAGTTTTGAGAGTGTTTTTTTGGTGGCAGAGAGGTAGGAGCCTGCAGGGACCAGAGGTTATTTTGCATGCACTTGGGCTATGGCAGGGCCAGAGGAAAAGCAGCACCAGCTGTGCAGGGAGGGTAAGGAGCTGAAAATGCAACACTCGGTTCCTGCTCAGCCAGGCCAAGCAGTGCGGATCTTACCAGTATCAATGAAGCTGAGGATGCAGAGCGTGATGGAAACATTTACATTCTGGATGCTGAATTCCTGCCTCAAGGAGCTGAAAAATCCATCCAGGGCAAACTTAGTTGCAGAGTAGGGGACGGTAAAGGGAAACCCAACTTTACCTAGACACAGAGAGAAGTTCCATTAAAGCACGGAAAGCTGGGCCACGTAAGCCTCTGTTTTGCACTTCATCAGATAAAGTATTTTACCCAAAGGGAGTTTGCTGTTAGGGAAACATCATCCTGGCACCAACAGCAGGACTACAAAGCATTCCCCTCAGGGTCCAGCTCTTTTATGGCTGTAAGTCCAACAGCCTGTCTCACGTCTCCGCTCAGGCtatgagcagcaggcagcagctacGAAACCCTCAGAGGGGAGAGACAGAGCAAAGTTTATCTCTTGTCTCTGGATACTGAGCTAAGCTGATCACCAGAAGACCAACCAACAGGCCAGCTGTGAGTGGGGACAGCTGTTATTAATTTAGTCCCCTGACTTAGAAGTTTATTAGGTCAGTCAATAACTGACTCTACAAATATTTGCAGAGAAGAATATTTGGTAGGTCAAGCACTTGACCTATAGTCAGAGGACCAATGCAGCATGAAATGATTACATTTCCACTTTTCTTCACAAAACTGGAGCTATACAAGCTCAGCTGTGCTAATGAGCCCAGCACCAGGGCGTGGGGTTTAATTACAGGGCCAGTCCGAAAGCAAGCTGGGGGCAATCAGATTGCATCAGAGAACAAATTCCACTGAGAACATGTGAAAAAGACCTGCTGTTTTTGGTTAGAGTGTGTTAAGCAGTCCTGGCTCCTTTGAGATACCTGGTATCTCTGTGTGCTTCCTACTCACGAAAACCAGCCCGCAGTGTTTTATGGCAGTCCCGTGTCCCCCACCCTGCTCCCACTCACCTGCCATGGATGAGACCACTACGATGCTGCCCCCGCTCTGCTTCAGCATGGGCAGGGCAGAGACCGTCATGGCCACATAGCTGAGGAAGTTGATGTCCAGGAGCTTCTGGATGTGCCGGACATCCCCATCGAAGTAACTGAAGTACGACTTGCCGATGTGATTCAGAATCAGCATGTCAAGGCCCCCTGAAAGCAGAGGAGCAGGCGTTAGTGTGTGGTGGGAGAGGGCTGCCGTGGGCAGGACGGAGCCTTTCCTGGCAGCAGAATCAATGCAGGCAAAAAAACGGGGGGTCAGAGTCTTTTGGGGTCAGTTTTTTGGGTCAGAGCTGTGGCTTGCCATCTC from the Anas platyrhynchos isolate ZD024472 breed Pekin duck chromosome 27, IASCAAS_PekinDuck_T2T, whole genome shotgun sequence genome contains:
- the LOC101804020 gene encoding 11-beta-hydroxysteroid dehydrogenase 1-like: MGLLLKVILPLMGLGLAVYFYSAPENFNEEMLRGKRVIVTGASSGIGEQMAYHLARMGAHVLVTARTEAKLQKVVERCRELGAASARFVSGSMEDTAFAEEVVKEAENTWGGLDMLILNHIGHSYFNYFDGDVDHIRKLLETNFLSYVAMTVTALPMLKESEGNIVVVSSVAGKAPGPFAAPYSATKFALDGFFSSLRHEFIIENVNVSITLCILGYIDTDNAMQAVSHAIKVAPSPKEECALEIIRSGALRQHELHYPPGIVNGMLLLRGLAPGFLDTLIRSNIVVENVQRAPPPHGTRVPPAGSPGSGR
- the LOC101803228 gene encoding 11-beta-hydroxysteroid dehydrogenase 1, which codes for MGRLQKILIPFLGLVLAFCFYSARENFKPEMLKGKRVIVTGASTGIGEQMAYHLARMGAHVLVTARTEAKLQKVVERCQELGASSARLISGSMEDMAFAKQVVEAAEAELGGLDMLILNHIGKSYFSYFDGDVRHIQKLLDINFLSYVAMTVSALPMLKQSGGSIVVVSSMAGKVGFPFTVPYSATKFALDGFFSSLRQEFSIQNVNVSITLCILSFIDTESAVRAAADVVQMSPAPKEECALEIIKGGALRQREVYYKYALTKIPLLLRDWAAELLDYLIRQHYRVERPSTA